A genomic window from Brassica oleracea var. oleracea cultivar TO1000 chromosome C8, BOL, whole genome shotgun sequence includes:
- the LOC106310978 gene encoding aspartic proteinase nepenthesin-2-like isoform X1 has translation MALASIGAMFSLLIYLSLPCSNAAAENILHQSPPPADGSRSPMVFPLFLFQPNSSRSMSLLHRKLHSKSLPHSRMRLYDDILLNGYYTTRLWIGTPPQMFALIVDSGSTVTYVPCSDCEQCGKHQDPKFQPEMSTTYQPVKCNMDCHCDDDKEQCLYEREYAEHSSSKGVLGEDLISFGNESELTPHRAVFGCENVETGDLYSQRADGIIGLGQGDLSLVDQLVDKGLISNSFALCYGGMDLGGGSMVLGGFAYPSDMMFTDSDPDRSPYYNIDLTGIRVAGKDLLLDSRAFDGEHGVVLDSGTTYAYLPDAAFSAFEEALMREASPLKKIDGPDPNFKDTCFHVAPSNDAAGLSTIFPSVEMVFKSGQSWLLSPENYLFRHSKVHGAYCLGVFPNGKDHTTLLGGIVVRNTLVVYDRENSKVGFWRTNCSELSDRLHIDDLAPPPATLPSNDSNPTLNTSSSLPGGEIQIGQINLDIQLTVNSSYLKPRMEELSKVLSKELDVKSSQVYISNLTSKGNNSLIRVVVVPTEPSSLFSNVTETSIVSRFTNHQIKLPDTFGNYELVSYTLEPSRKRARWVMKNNIVVMAILIVAVVVGLIAYGVWLMWKRKQASNPYIHVDEAIIAEQELLPL, from the exons ATGGCGCTGGCGTCTATCGGCGCGATGTTCTCACTCCTAATCTATCTCTCTCTTCCATGTTCAAATGCGGCTGCTGAAAACATTCTCCACCAATCTCCTCCTCCCGCCGACGGATCACGCAGTCCAATGGTGTTCCCGTTGTTTCTCTTTCAACCCAATTCTTCGAGATCCATGTCTCTTCTCCATCGAAAGCTCCACTCAAAATCACTCCCTCACTCTCGCATGAGACTCTACGACGATATTCTTCTTAACGG GTATTACACGACGCGTCTATGGATCGGTACACCCCCACAGATGTTCGCTCTCATAGTTGATTCCGGCAGTACTGTCACTTACGTTCCTTGTTCCGACTGCGAACAATGTGGCAAACATCAG GACCCAAAGTTTCAGCCGGAGATGTCCACCACGTACCAACCAGTGAAGTGCAACATGGACTGTCACTGTGACGACGATAAAGAACAATGCCTTTACGAGCGTGAGTACGCCGAACACAGCAGTAGCAAAGGCGTCCTCGGAGAAGATCTTATATCGTTCGGGAACGAAAGCGAGCTTACACCGCACCGAGCTGTTTTCGGTTGTGAGAATGTGGAGACTGGTGATCTCTACAGTCAACGTGCTGATGGCATTATTGGGTTAGGACAGGGAGATCTCAGTCTTGTTGATCAGTTGGTGGATAAAGGTTTGATCAGCAACTCTTTTGCTTTGTGTTATGGAGGGATGGATCTTGGTGGAGGCTCCATGGTTCTTGGTGGGTTTGCTTACCCGTCTGATATGATGTTCACTGACTCTGACCCTGACCGTAG TCCATATTACAATATAGATTTGACGGGGATACGTGTCGCTGGGAAGGACTTGTTGCTGGACTCGAGAGCGTTTGATGGAGAACATGGAGTTGTTTTAGATAGTGGTACTACGTATGCTTATCTCCCTGACGCAGCGTTTTCAGCTTTTGAGGAAGCT TTAATGAGAGAAGCTTCCCCATTAAAGAAGATTGATGGCCCTGATCCAAATTTTAAAGATACTTGTTTCCATGTTGCTCCAAG CAACGATGCCGCTGGACTTTCAACGATATTTCCATCAGTGGAAATGGTGTTTAAGAGTGGACAGTCATGGCTGTTGTCCCCTGAAAACTACTTGTTTCGA CATTCCAAGGTGCATGGTGCATACTGTCTTGGTGTATTCCCAAATGGTAAAGATCATACAACTCTTTTAGGAG GAATTGTGGTTCGCAACACACTTGTTGTGTATGATCGTGAGAATTCTAAGGTTGGATTCTGGAGAACCAATTGTTCTGAGTTATCAGATAGGCTTCATATTGATGATTTAGCACCACCACCTGCCACATTGCCTTCAAATGATTCAAATCCAACCCTCAACACATCAAGCAGTCTCCCAG GAGGGGAGATTCAGATTGGTCAAATAAACCTTGATATCCAACTAACTGTCAATTCGTCATATCTGAAACCTCGCATGGAAGAGCTCTCCAAGGTATTATCTAAGGAGCTGGATGTCAAATCTTCACAG GTCTATATATCGAACCTCACCTCCAAAGGAAACAACTCTCTCATTAGAGTAGTTGTCGTTCCTACTGAACCTTCTAGTTTATTCTCCAATGTCACAGAAACG AGCATAGTTTCTCGGTTTACCAATCATCAAATCAAGCTTCCTGACACCTTCGGAAACTATGAGCTCGTTAGTTACACACTCGAGCCTTCAAGAAAACG GGCAAGATGGGTGATGAAAAACAACATTGTGGTGATGGCAATATTGATCGTTGCTGTAGTTGTTGGCTTAATAGCTTATGGAGTCTGGTTGATGTGGAAACGCAAACAAGCATCAAATCCATATATACATGTAGATGAAGCCATAATCGCTGAGCAAGAGCTGTTACCTTTATAA
- the LOC106310978 gene encoding aspartic proteinase nepenthesin-2-like isoform X2: MALASIGAMFSLLIYLSLPCSNAAAENILHQSPPPADGSRSPMVFPLFLFQPNSSRSMSLLHRKLHSKSLPHSRMRLYDDILLNGYYTTRLWIGTPPQMFALIVDSGSTVTYVPCSDCEQCGKHQDPKFQPEMSTTYQPVKCNMDCHCDDDKEQCLYEREYAEHSSSKGVLGEDLISFGNESELTPHRAVFGCENVETGDLYSQRADGIIGLGQGDLSLVDQLVDKGLISNSFALCYGGMDLGGGSMVLGGFAYPSDMMFTDSDPDRSPYYNIDLTGIRVAGKDLLLDSRAFDGEHGVVLDSGTTYAYLPDAAFSAFEEALMREASPLKKIDGPDPNFKDTCFHVAPSNDAAGLSTIFPSVEMVFKSGQSWLLSPENYLFRHSKVHGAYCLGVFPNGKDHTTLLGGIVVRNTLVVYDRENSKVGFWRTNCSELSDRLHIDDLAPPPATLPSNDSNPTLNTSSSLPGGEIQIGQINLDIQLTVNSSYLKPRMEELSKVLSKELDVKSSQVYISNLTSKGNNSLIRVVVVPTEPSSLFSNVTETSIVSRFTNHQIKLPDTFGNYELVSYTLEPSRKRCWLNSLWSLVDVETQTSIKSIYTCR; this comes from the exons ATGGCGCTGGCGTCTATCGGCGCGATGTTCTCACTCCTAATCTATCTCTCTCTTCCATGTTCAAATGCGGCTGCTGAAAACATTCTCCACCAATCTCCTCCTCCCGCCGACGGATCACGCAGTCCAATGGTGTTCCCGTTGTTTCTCTTTCAACCCAATTCTTCGAGATCCATGTCTCTTCTCCATCGAAAGCTCCACTCAAAATCACTCCCTCACTCTCGCATGAGACTCTACGACGATATTCTTCTTAACGG GTATTACACGACGCGTCTATGGATCGGTACACCCCCACAGATGTTCGCTCTCATAGTTGATTCCGGCAGTACTGTCACTTACGTTCCTTGTTCCGACTGCGAACAATGTGGCAAACATCAG GACCCAAAGTTTCAGCCGGAGATGTCCACCACGTACCAACCAGTGAAGTGCAACATGGACTGTCACTGTGACGACGATAAAGAACAATGCCTTTACGAGCGTGAGTACGCCGAACACAGCAGTAGCAAAGGCGTCCTCGGAGAAGATCTTATATCGTTCGGGAACGAAAGCGAGCTTACACCGCACCGAGCTGTTTTCGGTTGTGAGAATGTGGAGACTGGTGATCTCTACAGTCAACGTGCTGATGGCATTATTGGGTTAGGACAGGGAGATCTCAGTCTTGTTGATCAGTTGGTGGATAAAGGTTTGATCAGCAACTCTTTTGCTTTGTGTTATGGAGGGATGGATCTTGGTGGAGGCTCCATGGTTCTTGGTGGGTTTGCTTACCCGTCTGATATGATGTTCACTGACTCTGACCCTGACCGTAG TCCATATTACAATATAGATTTGACGGGGATACGTGTCGCTGGGAAGGACTTGTTGCTGGACTCGAGAGCGTTTGATGGAGAACATGGAGTTGTTTTAGATAGTGGTACTACGTATGCTTATCTCCCTGACGCAGCGTTTTCAGCTTTTGAGGAAGCT TTAATGAGAGAAGCTTCCCCATTAAAGAAGATTGATGGCCCTGATCCAAATTTTAAAGATACTTGTTTCCATGTTGCTCCAAG CAACGATGCCGCTGGACTTTCAACGATATTTCCATCAGTGGAAATGGTGTTTAAGAGTGGACAGTCATGGCTGTTGTCCCCTGAAAACTACTTGTTTCGA CATTCCAAGGTGCATGGTGCATACTGTCTTGGTGTATTCCCAAATGGTAAAGATCATACAACTCTTTTAGGAG GAATTGTGGTTCGCAACACACTTGTTGTGTATGATCGTGAGAATTCTAAGGTTGGATTCTGGAGAACCAATTGTTCTGAGTTATCAGATAGGCTTCATATTGATGATTTAGCACCACCACCTGCCACATTGCCTTCAAATGATTCAAATCCAACCCTCAACACATCAAGCAGTCTCCCAG GAGGGGAGATTCAGATTGGTCAAATAAACCTTGATATCCAACTAACTGTCAATTCGTCATATCTGAAACCTCGCATGGAAGAGCTCTCCAAGGTATTATCTAAGGAGCTGGATGTCAAATCTTCACAG GTCTATATATCGAACCTCACCTCCAAAGGAAACAACTCTCTCATTAGAGTAGTTGTCGTTCCTACTGAACCTTCTAGTTTATTCTCCAATGTCACAGAAACG AGCATAGTTTCTCGGTTTACCAATCATCAAATCAAGCTTCCTGACACCTTCGGAAACTATGAGCTCGTTAGTTACACACTCGAGCCTTCAAGAAAACG TTGTTGGCTTAATAGCTTATGGAGTCTGGTTGATGTGGAAACGCAAACAAGCATCAAATCCATATATACATGTAGATGA